A single genomic interval of Vulpes lagopus strain Blue_001 chromosome 19, ASM1834538v1, whole genome shotgun sequence harbors:
- the CHST2 gene encoding carbohydrate sulfotransferase 2, with product MSRSPPRALPPGAPPRLLPAAPAAAPRALLPPWPRRPGRRWPASPLGMKVFRRKALVLCAGYALLLVLTMLNLLDYKWHKEPLQQCSPDGPLGAAAGAAGGGWGRPGPPPAAPPRAHARPDPRTPYRPPAAVGAAPAAAAAAAAAAAAAAAAAGAAAGAAGAGGAGAPPRNGTRGPGAGGDKRQLVYVFTTWRSGSSFFGELFNQNPEVFFLYEPVWHVWQKLYPGDAVSLQGAARDMLSALYRCDLSVFQLYSPAGSGGRNLTTLGIFGAATNKVVCSSPLCPAYRKEVVGLVDDRVCKKCPPQRLARFEEECRKYRTLVIKGVRVFDVAVLAPLLRDPALDLKVIHLVRDPRAVASSRIRSRHGLIRESLQVVRSRDPRAHRMPFLEAAGHKLGVKKEGVGGPADYHALGAMEVICNSMAKTLQTALQPPDWLQGHYLVVRYEDLVGDPVKTLRRVYDFVGLLVSPEMEQFALNMTSGSGSSSKPFVVSARNATQAANAWRTALTFQQIKQVEEFCYQPMAVLGYERVNSPEEVKDLSKTLLRKPRL from the coding sequence ATGAGCCGCAGCCCGCCGCGAGCCCTGCCCCCGGGCGCGCCCCCCCGGCTGCTCCCGGCCGCGCCTGCGGCCGCGCCGCGCGCCCTGCTCCCGCCGTGGCCCCGGCGCCCGGGCCGTCGCTGGCCCGCGTCCCCGCTCGGAATGAAGGTGTTCCGCAGGAAGGCGCTGGTGCTGTGCGCGGGCTACGCGCTGCTGCTGGTGCTCACCATGCTCAACCTCCTGGACTACAAGTGGCACAAGGAGCCGCTGCAGCAGTGCAGCCCCGACGGGCCGCTGggcgccgcggcgggggcggctggGGGCGGCTGGGGGCGCCCGGGCCCCCCCCCGGCGGCGCCGCCCCGCGCACACGCGCGCCCGGACCCCCGTACTCCGTACCGCCCTCCTGCCGCCGTCGGGGCGGCCCCCGCCGCTgcagccgccgcagccgccgccgccgccgccgcagccgccgccgcagGCGCCGcagccggggccgcgggggccgggggggccggggccccTCCCCGCAATGGCACTCGGGGCCCCGGGGCTGGCGGAGACAAGAGGCAGTTGGTGTACGTGTTCACCACGTGGCGCTCGGGCTCCTCGTTCTTCGGTGAGCTCTTCAACCAGAACCCCGAGGTGTTCTTCCTCTACGAGCCCGTGTGGCACGTGTGGCAAAAGCTGTACCCGGGGGACGCGGTTTCCCTGCAGGGGGCGGCGCGGGACATGCTGAGCGCGCTCTACCGCTGCGACCTCTCGGTCTTCCAGCTGTACAGCCCCGCGGGCAGCGGGGGGCGCAACCTCACCACGCTGGGCATTTTCGGCGCCGCCACCAACAAGGTGGTGTGCTCGTCGCCGCTCTGCCCCGCCTACCGCAAGGAGGTCGTGGGGCTGGTGGACGACCGCGTGTGCAAGAAGTGCCCGCCGCAGCGCCTGGCGCGCTTCGAGGAGGAGTGCCGCAAGTACCGCACGCTGGTCATCAAGGGCGTGCGTGTCTTCGACGTGGCCGTGCTGGCGCCGCTGCTGCGCGACCCTGCCTTGGACCTCAAGGTCATCCACCTGGTGCGCGACCCGCGCGCCGTGGCCAGCTCGCGCATCCGCTCGCGCCACGGGCTCATCCGCGAGAGCCTCCAGGTGGTGCGCAGCCGCGACCCGCGAGCCCACCGCATGCCCTTCCTGGAGGCCGCCGGCCACAAGCTGGGCGTCAAGAAGGAGGGCGTGGGCGGCCCGGCGGACTACCACGCGCTTGGCGCGATGGAGGTGATCTGCAACAGCATGGCCAAGACGCTGCAGACGGCGCTGCAGCCCCCCGACTGGCTGCAGGGCCACTACCTGGTAGTGCGGTACGAGGACCTGGTGGGAGACCCCGTCAAGACCCTGCGGCGGGTGTACGACTTTGTGGGGCTGCTGGTGAGCCCCGAAATGGAGCAGTTTGCCCTCAACATGACCAGCGGCTCGGGCTCCTCCTCCAAGCCTTTCGTGGTGTCGGCGCGCAATGCCACGCAGGCCGCCAACGCCTGGCGGACGGCCCTCACCTTCCAGCAGATCAAGCAGGTGGAGGAGTTTTGCTACCAGCCCATGGCGGTGCTGGGCTACGAGCGGGTCAATAGCCCCGAGGAGGTCAAGGACCTCAGTAAGACCCTGCTCCGGAAGCCCCGGCTCTGA